GACGTGATTCAAAAAGTAAACGTTTAGGAGTTAAGCATTTTGATGGAGAGATTATAAATGCTGGTAGTATTATTATTCGTCAACGTGGAACTCATTTTCATCCAGGAAAAAATGTAGGATACGGAAAAGATTATACATTATTTGCTTTAATTTCAGGTACCGTTAAATTTAACAAAAAAGGACCTAAAGGTCGTAAATTTATTAGTATAATTGCTAATTAATTTTATAACGAAAAATTTTTTAAAGAGAATTTTATTATGAAATTTCTTGATGAAATTAGAATTTTAGTTTCTGCAGGAAATGGTGGAAATGGTTGTATTAGTAAAAAAAAATATATTTCTGGAGGACCAGACGGAGGAAATGGTGGAAATGGTGGAAATGTATATTTATTAGCGGATAAAAATATAAATACTTTTATTGATTATCGCTCTAAAAGAAAATTTTTTGCTGAAAATGGACATAATGGTAAACGATATAACTGTACTGGAAAATGTGGTAAAGACTGTATAATAAAAGTTCCTGTAGGGACTACAGTAGTAGATATTAAAACTAATGAAATTATTAGTGATATGATTAAACATAATCAACAACTAATAGTTGCTAAAGGTGGATTACATGGTTTAGGTAATATTCATTTTAAATCATCACAAATCTCAAAAGAAAAAATAGAAGGTACAAAAGGAGAAATTCGTGAATTACAATTAAAATTAATATTATTGGCAGATGTAGGTATTGTAGGTTTACCTAATGTTGGTAAATCAACATTTCTTCGTACTATATCTGCAGCTAAACCTAAAATAGCAGATTATCCTTTTACTACATTAACCCCTAATTTAGGGGTATTTTTGAATAAAAATAAAAACTTTATTATAGCAGATATTCCTGGTTTAATAAAAGGTGCTTCTAACGGTAAAGGTTTAGGTATTAATTTTCTAAAACATTTAAATCGTTGTCAATTATTACTTCATTTTATTGATTTATCAATTTTAGATAAATCAAATATAATTAAAAATACTAATATTATAATTACAGAATTAAATAATTATAGTAAAAAATTAGCATCTAAACCTAATTGGTTAGTTTTTACTAAACTAGATTTAGTTAGTAAAAATAATATTATAAATAACATTAAAATTATATTAGAAGCTCTTAATTGGAAAGATAAATATTATTTAATATCTGCTATTAATAATAGTGGTATTAAAAAATTATGCTCTCATATAATGTCATTTATAGAAAAATTAAATTAGAAATTTTGATATAAAAGAACATCAAAATATCATAATTTATATGAAAATATTAAATTTTTTTTAAATTTTTAAATTAAAATTAAAATTAAAGTTCTCCTGCGGGCTTAAAGCCAGCAGGAAGATTTAAAATTTAGTTAATTTATTTAATATTTAAAATACTTTAATCTTTAATATTTAGATTGTAGTTACATTAATCGCTGAAGGTCCTTTTTGACCATCTTGAATTTCAAATTCTACATTTTGACCTTCAACTAAAGTTTTAAAACCATTACTTTGAATAGCAGAAAAGTGAACAAATACATCCTTACTACCATCATTTGGAGTAATAAAACCAAATCCTTTTGATTCATTAAACCATTTTACTTGACCTTTAATTTTTGCCATTTTTATATTTCCTTTTAATTATTTTAATCGCATTTTTGCGATAAAAAAGAAAAAACTAAATTTTTTATAAAAATATAAATATACAAAAAAGTAATAAAATTATTTATATGTAAAATTTTATATTTTAAATATATAAAAATTATATCTAGTTTTATCTAACTGCGTTATCACATAATATGTAAATAATGGCAAGTGATTTTTAATCAAAGATTAATATTATTTTATTTATATTTATTATTTTTTACAATCATTAAGGATTAATATTTATGAATTATTTATGAAAATTATGTATTTTAGTAACAGGTATTGCTAATAATAGTTCAATTGCTTATTGTTTTGCTATATGAAAAGGTGCATAGCTTGCATTTTCTTATCAAGAAATAAATTTAAATTAAGATTATAAAAATTTGCTGCTAATTTAAATTCTATTTTTAATTCTTTAATTCTATTTTTTAATTTCTAGTATTACCATGTGATGTAACAACAAATACAAGTAGATACAAGTATTAAAAAATGATTTAATAGTCTTGCATATATTTGGGTAAAATTTGATTATTTTGTACATTATATATCTTAATCTTATGTTCCTAAAACACAATTAGATAGTGACTATGTTAATTAATCGTGAAAGTTTTATTATTACACACGATATTAGTTCTTATAGTTTTGTAGTTATGGCTAAAGCTAGTAGGTCAATGCTTAAATCTTCTCTAATTACATTTGACTTCTATACATTTGACTTCTATAGGAGCTGAACGTACTATTATAATGGGCTGAGGGCTGACTGAGTTAAATCATTATATGGCAATGCTATGGGTCCACATAATATTCAAATTAATGCTATTTATGTAGGTCATGTACTTTATCTGCATTAGGTATAAAAAAAGTTTTTAAAATATATCTTATTATAAATCAGTAACACCCATTAGGAATTTAATTTGATGATATTGGTTTTTCTGCTTTTTATGTTCAAATTTATCAACAGGAATAACTGGAGAAATCATACATGTAGAAGATGGAGGTTTAAATTCAATTGCTATGATGAATTTATTAGAATTTATTAGATAAATAATTCATTTATTAAAAATAATTTATATCATTAGCTATTAAAATGAAATGCAATTTATTATTTTTTTTATTAGATTATTTAGATTAGAATTAAATTATTATAAATCTATATAAAAAAATAAAAAATAGATTTAATTATAATAGATTTAATTATAATCTAATATTTAATTATATGTAATGTATTTAATATGTAATTAGTTTATAATTTTTAAAATTTTTTTGTTTTAAAAACTAAAACTAATGTACTCCATAAAATGAAAATAAAAATGTAAATAAAATATTACTATTACATGATACTAAAGTGTAGCTATATCGCTTTTACTTAAAATTTTTATGGTATTTTTACAAGTATCATTGATACACAACATATAATTTCCAAAACAACCTTGTTTTAAATACATATTATAGCTACATTTTTTACATTTTGTTGTTATAATATGATTTAAATTACTTTTTTTAATTTTATATCCATTACATAATGGATTTTTACCACAAATATAAAAAATATTATGTTGACCGTAAATAATATAACAATCCATAATTGTATTGCAATTATGACAATATTGCTGAGGTAATAATATATCTTTTTTAAGATTAAAATTTTTAATTATATTTAAAATTTCTAATTTTGGAATTAAATTAATAGTATTTTTGCATTTTTCTTTTATATTCATAGTATAACTGGAACAACCAAGAAAAACACCAGTACTAGTAGTACAAATCATCATTTTCTTTTTACAGATTGAACAATCAATATCAGTAATTACTGATTTATTTAATTGCATACCACCATCTTTAGGATCTTTTTTAGCAATTTCTAATTTTTGTAAAAATTTTTTAAAAAAAATATTTAATACATTTTTCCAATATTGTTGATTAATAGCTATTAAATCAAGATTATTTTCCATTTTAGCAGTAAAATCATAACTAATTAATTCATTAAAACTTTCTTCTAATCTATCTGTTACTATTTCTCCTATTTTTTTTGCATAAAAACGATTATCTATTGTATGTACATATCCACGATTTTTAATTGTAGTGATAATTGATACATATGTAGATGGTCTACCAATACCTTTTTTTTCAAGTTCTTTTACTAAAGATGCTTCACAATAACGAACAGGAGGTTTAGTAAAACATTGATTAGGTATTAATTTAATAAGTTTTAATTTTTCTCCTATTTTTAATATTGGTAATATTTTATCGTTATAATGTTGGCCTAACAAAGGCATAATTTTAATCCATCCATCAAAAAGCAATGTTCTACCAGAAGTATGCAATTTAAAATTATCAGCTTTTACAGTAATATTAATAAAATTATATTTTGCTGACATCATTTGACAAGCAATAAATTGATTAAATATTAAGTTATATAAGTTTTGTGCATCTAATTTTAGATTTTTTATTTTTTTTTCTGAGATAATATTAATGTAAGAAGGACGAATTGCTTCATGTGCTTCTTGAAGATTATTTTTATTAGTATATTTTCTTTCTTTTTTTGAAAGATAAGATTTTCCGAAAACTTTTAAAATATATTCACGTGCCATATTAATAGCATCTTGACTTAAATGAGTAGAGTCAGTACGCATATAAGTAATATAACCAGCTTCATATAATTGTTGTGCTAATAACATAGTTTTTTTTATATTATAATTAAGACGAACATTAGCTGCTTGTTGTAGTGTGGCAGTAGTAAATGGTGCACTTGGTTTACTAAAAGTAATTTTTTCAAAACTATTAATGACAAAAAAATCTATTTTTTTTAATATATCTATTGCTAATTTAATTTTATTTTTATTTTTAGGTTTAAATATTTTTTCTTTTTTATGTGTTACTTGTAGTGTTAATGGTAAATTTTTAGAATTTTTTAGATAAGCATATAATTTATAATATTCTTCTGAAACAAATGATTTAATTTTACGTTCTCTTTCTACTACTAATTTAACAGCTACTGATTGAACTCGTCCTGCTGACAAGCCACGTGATATTTTTTTACATAATAGAGGAGAAATCATATATCCTATTATGCGATCCATAAATCTTCTTGTTTGTTGAGCATTTACATAGTTAATATTTAATTTTTTAGTAAATTTAAATGCTTTTATAATTGCATTATGGGTAATTTCATTAAATACTACTCTACTAAAATTAGTATTATTACCACCTATTACTTTACGTAAATGCCAAGCTATTGCTTCTCCTTCACGATCTAAATCAGTTGCTAAATAAATATGATTTACTTCTTTAGCAATTTTTTTTAATTCAATAATTATTTTTTCTTTACCAGGTAAAATTTCATATGAAGCATTCCATTCATTAAATGGATCAATTCCTATTTGATTAAATAATAATTTATGTGAATTTAATTTTGTTTTTTTTTATAATTTAAATTTTTTTGTGATAAATCACGGATATGACCAAAGCTAGATTTTACTATATATTCTTCTCCTAAATATTTATTTATTGTTTTAGCTTTAGCAGGAGATTCAACAATAACTAAGAATTTATTCATTATAATTTTATTTACCTTTATTCATAGCCTATAATCTACGAAATTCATGATTCCTTCTGGACGGATAACATTATATATACCATTAATTGAAATAATTTTTTTAAAAAGTTATTTTAAAAAAGCAGCTTTACCATCTTTAAGTTGCACACTATTTATACATTTATACGAAGTAAATAATCAAAAATAGTTTTTCTGCCTTTTAGATAAGGTATGGGATGTACAAATTTACCCTTTGGGTTTATGATAAACTATCATACGATAAACTATATTTTAATTTTATAATATAAATTTAAAATATAAATTTTAAATTAATCTCAATACGATCACCTAAATTAGCTTTATAGCTTTATTTTTGTTTAAGAATGTCTTTGTTTTAAAATTTTTTATTTTTTTATACTAAATTTTTTATTGTAAATATGCTATTATAAATAAAAAATAATCTTAAAAGAAAAATGTTAAATAATAATATAGAAGTTTTATATGCAAGAGCTAATTATAATACTAATTCTATAGCTATATTTAATAAATTGTGTGGTAATCGTCCTGCAACACTTTTATTGGAATCAGCTGAAATTGATAAAAAAAATGATATTGAAAGTATAATAATAATTGATAGTGCACTACGTATTACATCTTTGGGTCAAACTGTTATAATTAAAGCTATAAGTAGAAATGGTTATGCACTATTATTACAATTAAAAAATATTTTACCTAAAACTATAAAAATAATTAATTATCAATTTAGTATGAAATTATTATTTCCATTAATTGACAAAAATCTTGATGAAGATGCTAGATTACGTTCGTTATCAGTATTTGATTGTCTACGTTCTTTACTAAAATTAGTAAACCAACCTCCAAATATGCCTAAAGCAATGTTTTTTGGTGGATTATTTTCCTACGATCTTATATCAGTATTTGAAAATATACCAATTTTACAACAAAAACAGCATTGCCCTGATTATTGTTTTTATCTAGCTGAAACATTATTAACTATTAATCATCAGCAAAAAAACTGTGAATTACAGTGTAGTCTTTTTAGATCTAGTTTAACTGAAAAAAATCGTTTGCAACATCGACTTAAAGAATTACAATATCAAATTAATCAATCACCAGAATTAATACAACATCAAATTATTGATAATATGAAGTTAACATACAACCATAGTAATGAAGAATATCGAAAAATTATACGTTGTATGCAACAAAAAATTATAAAAGGAGAAATTTTTCAAGTAGTACCATCACGACGATTTTTTCTTCCTTGTCCTTCAACACTTGCTGCATATTCTACATTAAAGAATATTAACCCTAGTCCATATATGTTTTATATGCAAGATAATGAATTTACTCTTTTTGGTGCTTCACCAGAAAGGTCTTTAAAATATGATCCTAATACAAGACAAATTGAAATATGCCCTATTGCTGGAACTAGGATACGTGGTCGTCATATTGATGGAACATTAGATGTTGATCTTGATAGCCGTATTGAGCTAAATATGCGTTCTGATCATAAAGAACTTGCAGAACATTTAATGTTAGTAGATCTTGCACGTAATGACTTAGCTCGTATTTGTGATCCAGGTACTAGATATGTAGCTGATTTAATTAAAGTTGATCGTTATTCTTTTGTCATGCATTTAGTTTCTAGGGTAATAGGAAAATTAAGATCTGATTTAGATATGCTACATGCATATCTAGCTTGTATGAATATGGGTACACTTAGTGGAACACCAAAAATACGAGCAATGCAAATAATCGCTGAAGTAGAAGGTGAACGTAGGGGTAGTTATGGAGGTGCTATTGGTTACTTTACTGCTACAGGAATATTAGATACTTGTATTGTTATTCGTTCTGCTTATGTTGAGAATAATATTGCTACTGTCCAATCAGGAGCTGGTATAGTATTGGATTCAATTCCACAAAATGAAGTTGATGAAAGTATTAATAAAGCTCGCGCTGTTTTACATGCTATTGCTACTGCACATGAAGCAAAGGATATTTTAAATGGCAGATATTTTACTACTTGATAATATTGATTCATTTACTTATAATTTAGTAGATCAGCTTCGTGCCTCTAATCATAGAGTGATAATTTATCGAAATAATCTTCCTACTTTTTTTATTATAAAAGAAATTTTAAAAATTAAAAATCCAATTTTAATTTTATCTCCAGGACCAGGAATTCCTTCTCAAGCTGGTTGTATGTTAGAATTACTTACAAAGTTACGTGGTAAATTGCCTATAATAGGAATTTGTTTGGGACATCAAGCAATAATTTTATCTTATGGAGGATATATTGTTCAAGCAGACGAAATAATACATGGTAAAGCTTCTTTAATTAATCACGATAATCAAGATATGTTTGCTGGGATGTCAAATCCACTTTTAGTAGCACGTTATCATTCTTTTATAGGAAAAGATATACCATCATCACTAACTATCAATGCTAATTATAATAATATAGTTATGGCAATACGTAATAATAATGATAGAATATGTGGTTTTCAGTTTCATCCTGAATCTATTTTAACTACTCAAGGAACTCATTTATTAAATAATACAATTTTATGGGCTCTTTCGTAAAAAATTAATAATTAGTAATAAAATTAACAGTTGTTTAAAATATTATTCAAATTTTATTTGAAATACGTAATTTTTTAAAAGGATTTTAAAATAGATGAAAGATACAATACTTACTAAAATTATTAAAGATAAATATGAATGGATAACTAAACTTAAAAAATTATATCCATTAAAAAGTTTTAATCATAAAGTTAATCCTAGTACACGCAGTTTTTATCATGCAATTTCTGATAATAATAAAATAGAATTTATTCTAGAATGCAAAAAAGCATCGCCTTCTAAAGGAATTATTTGTTCTGATTTTGATCCAATTAATATTGCCAGTATTTATCGACATTATGCTTCAGTAATTTCTGTACTAACAGAAGAAAAATATTTTAAAGGAAATTTAAATTTTTTAAGACAAGTAAGTCAGTCAATTAACCAACCAATATTATGTAAAGATTTTATTATTGATCCTTGGCAAATTTACTTAGCACGTTTATATCAAGCTGATGCTATTCTACTTATGTTATCTATTCTTAATGATGATAATTACTGTAAACTAGTGACAGTAGCACACCATTTAAATATGGGTATCTTAACTGAAGTTATCAACAATAAAGAACGTAATCGTGCAATTTCATTAAAAGCAAAAGTAATAGGCATTAACAATCGTGATTTAAGATATTTATCTATTAATTTAAACAGAATTAATGTTTTAAGTCCAAAATTACCAGCAGATATAAATATTATAAGTGAATCTGGCATTACTATTTGTAATAAAGTACGTAAAATAAGTAACTATACTAATGGATTTTTAATTGGCAGTACTTTAATGGCTGAAACAAATTTAATAACATCTCTATTTAAGATCCTCTTAGGAGCAAATAAAGTTTGCGGTTTAACCCGTACTATAGATGCGCGAGCTTCCATAGAATCAGGAGCTATTTATGGTGGACTTATTTTTATTCCAGGTACCCCAAGAGTTATAAATGAAAACATTGCCCAAAATATTATTTCTAGTGCTGCATTGCATTATGTAGGAGTATTTAGTAATAATTCAATCAAAAAAATTGTAAATATTACTACTAAATTAGCAATATCAATTTTACAACTACATGGCAATGAAAATCAAAATTATATTGATATATTAAATCAATATTTAGTATCAGATGGTTATCTTTGGAAAGTATTCGATATTTTTAATATTATACTACCAATTAATAATTTATCTAAAATAGATCGCTATGTACTTGATAATGGTGGTGGAAGCGGTAAATCTTTTAATTGGTTACTCTTAAATGAAATAAAATTAGATAATATTATGTTAGCTGGGGGATTAACTACAGCTAATTGTATAGCTGCAACACGTTTAGGATGTGCTGGAATTGATTTTAATTCCAAATTAGAAATTGAACCTGGTATTAAAGATCATAAAAAAATATCTACTGTATTTGATACATTACGTTCTTATTAAAAAGTATAATTTTAAGTATAATTTTAATATATAAAATAATTATAACTATGACACTAATTAATCCATATTTTGGCGAATTTGGTGGTATGTATGTACCACAAATACTAGTACCTGCACTTCTTCAATTAGAAGAAGAATTTGTAAATGCACAAAATGATCCTAAATTTAATATAGAATTTAAAAATATGCTTACTAAATATGCTGGAAGACCCACTCCAATAACAGAATGTCATAATTTAACTATTGGTACTAATGCTAAATTATATTTAAAACGTGAAGATCTGCTTCATGGAGGTGCTCATAAAACAAACCAAGTATTAGGTCAAGCATTATTAGCTAAACGTATGGGAAAAACTGAAATTATTGCTGAAACTGGAGCTGGTCAGCACGGAGTAGCTTCTGCTTTGTCTTCTGCATTATTAAGATTAAAATGTCGTATTTATATGGGTGCTAAAGATATAGAACGTCAATCACCAAATGTATTTCGTATGAAACTTATGGGCGCTGAAGTGATTCCAGTACATAGTGGATCTTCAACTTTAAAAGATGCTTGTAATGAAGCATTGCGTGATTGGTCTGGTAATTATGAAAAAGCACATTATATGTTAGGTACTGCAGCTGGTCCACATCCTTTTCCAACTATAGTACGAGAATTTCAAAAAATGATAGGCGAAGAAACAAGAGCACAAATGTATGAACAAGAACATTGTTTACCCAATGCAATAATTGCATGCGTTGGAGGCGGATCTAATGCTATAGGCATATTTAATGAATTCATTAATGAACCTAAAGTTCGTTTAATAGGAGTAGAATCGGGAGGTTTAGGTATTGAAACAGGCAAGCATGGAGCTTCTTTAAAATATGGAAGAACCGGAATTTATTTCGGTATGAAATCACCTATGCTACAATCATCTGAGGGACAAATTAAAGAATCTTATTCTATTTCTGCTGGTCTTGATTTTCCTTCTGTTGGTCCTCAACATGCCTATCTTAATAGTATAGGTCGTGCAGAATATGTATCGATAACAGATAAAGAAGCCTTAGATGCTTTTAAGATTCTTTCTCGTTATGAAGGAATTATACCTGCACTGGAATCTTCCCATGCACTTGCTTATGCATTAAAAATGATTAGATCAGAACCAGATAAAAAGCAAATTTTAGTAGTAAATTTATCAGGTCGCGGGGATAAAGATATTTTTACAGTTCATAAGATTTTATCTTCAAAAGGAGAAATTTAATGGAACGATATAAAAAATTATTTAGTAAATTAATAAATTCTAATGAAGGTGCTTTTGTACCATTTGTAATACTTGGAGATCCTAATCCCATAATTTCTCTGCAAATTATTGATACAATTATTAATGCTGGAGCTGATGCTCTTGAATTAGGTATTCCATTTTCGGATCCTCTAGCAGATGGACCTACTATTCAAAAAGCTAATTTACGTGCATTTAATTCAGGAGTTACATTTGATTCTTGTTTTGAAATGTTAACTACAATTCGTAAAAAATATATATCAATCCCTATTGGGTTGTTAATTTATGCTAATTTAGTATATAATAAAGGATTAGATTTTTTTTATTATCTTTGTAATAAAGTTGGTATTGATTCTGTGTTGGTAGCAGATGTACCTTTATTAGAGAGCCTTTCTTTTCGAAATTCTGCTCGTCGTTATAATATATCCCCTATTTTTATTTGTCCTCCTAATGCTGATCTTCTTCTTTTACAAGAAATAACTTTATATAGTAAAGCATATATTTATTTACTTTCACGTCCTGGTGTTACTGGTATTGAAAATAAAGGTAATATATTATTAACTAATTTAGTTAATAAGTTGAAAAAATATAATGCAGCACCTATCTTACAAGGTTTTGGTATTTCTGAACCAGAACAAGTACGTATTGCGTTACATAATGGAATATCAGGTGTAATATCTGGATCAGCAATAATATCTATTATTGAATATAATTTAAATAATACATCTTTAATTTTTAAAAAAATTTTTAAATTTATTTTTGAAATGAAAGCTGCAACTTATTTAAAAAAACTTTCTTTATAGAGAGAGAAGACTAAATTAAAAATTATCTATATTTATGTTTTAAAATTAACTTAAATAAAATTTATATAAAATTTTAATAAAAGTTCTATTTATTACATCTTTGATGAGATACTCTTAGTGATCTAAAATCACTTAAAACAGGATTTTTATTATCTATGATAATGCTTTTTTGTACTATAAGCAACTGGCTATCAATATTATTTTATTGGTTGTTAATTACAAGCGTAACTTTACGGGTAATAATGAAACGTCGTGCAGTACCTGCGGCTATGTCTTGGTTATTAGTAATTTATATTTTACCTTTGTTAGGTATTATGATCTATCTTTTATTCGGTGAATCTAATCTAGATAAATATCGTAAAAAACGTAGTAAAGATATATGGCAATCTACTACTAAATTGATTAAAAATCTTAAAGAATATCAACGTATTTTTTCTAATGAAAATAGTGAATTAGCTAGCTCTTTATTTAAATTATGTGAAAATAGACAGGGATTTAAAGGTCTTAAAGGTAATAAAATAAAATTATTAACTAACACAGATAATGCATTAAAGATGCTAATTAATGATGTTAATAAAGCACAAAAAAATATTGAGATAGTTTTTTATATTTGGCAAATAGGTGGCTTAGTAGACAAAGTAGCAGAAGCTTTAATGGCTGCAGCACGTAGGGGAGTGCATTGTAGGTTAATACTAGATTCAGCAGGAAGTATGAATTTTTTTCGTAGTTCTTATCATTCAAAAATGCGTGCTGCTGGAATTAATATAGTAGAAGCACTACATGTAAGTATTTTATGTATATTTATACGACGTATGGATTTACGACAGCATCGCAAAATGGTGTTAATTGATAATTATATTGCATATACTGGAAGTATGAATATGGTAGATCCACGTTTTTTCAAAAAAAATATAGGTATTGGTCAATGGATAGATATTCTTCTACGTATAGAAGGACCCATAGCAGTAGTTATGGGTATTATATTTTCATATGATTGGGAAATAGAAACTGGTGAACGTATTCTTCCACAACCCAAAATAAATATTATACCATTTTCAAAAAAATCAGAAAATATTATTCAAATAATTGCTTCAGGTCCTTGTTTTCATGAAGGAATTATCCATCAAGCATTGCTTACATCTATTTATGCAGCACGTAAAAAATTAGTTATTACTACACCTTATTTAGTTCCAAGCGATGATTTACTTTATGCTATTTGTACCGCAGCACAGCGTGGAGTAAAAGTACATATTATAGTTCCCCGTTATAATGATTCATTATTGGTCAGTTGGGCTAGTAGAGCATTTTTTACAGAACTTTTAGAAGCTGGTGTGCACATATACCAATTTGAAGATGGTTTATTACACACAAAGAGTGTTTTAGTAGATGGTCAATTAAGTCTAGTAGGTACAGTAAATTTAGATATGCGTAGTTTATGGTTAAATTTTGAAATAACTTTAGTTATCGATGATACAAATTTTGGTAATG
The secondary endosymbiont of Trabutina mannipara genome window above contains:
- the rpmA gene encoding 50S ribosomal protein L27, which produces MAHKKAGGSTRNGRDSKSKRLGVKHFDGEIINAGSIIIRQRGTHFHPGKNVGYGKDYTLFALISGTVKFNKKGPKGRKFISIIAN
- the cspE gene encoding transcription antiterminator/RNA stability regulator CspE yields the protein MAKIKGQVKWFNESKGFGFITPNDGSKDVFVHFSAIQSNGFKTLVEGQNVEFEIQDGQKGPSAINVTTI
- the topA gene encoding type I DNA topoisomerase, which encodes MGIDPFNEWNASYEILPGKEKIIIELKKIAKEVNHIYLATDLDREGEAIAWHLRKVIGGNNTNFSRVVFNEITHNAIIKAFKFTKKLNINYVNAQQTRRFMDRIIGYMISPLLCKKISRGLSAGRVQSVAVKLVVERERKIKSFVSEEYYKLYAYLKNSKNLPLTLQVTHKKEKIFKPKNKNKIKLAIDILKKIDFFVINSFEKITFSKPSAPFTTATLQQAANVRLNYNIKKTMLLAQQLYEAGYITYMRTDSTHLSQDAINMAREYILKVFGKSYLSKKERKYTNKNNLQEAHEAIRPSYINIISEKKIKNLKLDAQNLYNLIFNQFIACQMMSAKYNFINITVKADNFKLHTSGRTLLFDGWIKIMPLLGQHYNDKILPILKIGEKLKLIKLIPNQCFTKPPVRYCEASLVKELEKKGIGRPSTYVSIITTIKNRGYVHTIDNRFYAKKIGEIVTDRLEESFNELISYDFTAKMENNLDLIAINQQYWKNVLNIFFKKFLQKLEIAKKDPKDGGMQLNKSVITDIDCSICKKKMMICTTSTGVFLGCSSYTMNIKEKCKNTINLIPKLEILNIIKNFNLKKDILLPQQYCHNCNTIMDCYIIYGQHNIFYICGKNPLCNGYKIKKSNLNHIITTKCKKCSYNMYLKQGCFGNYMLCINDTCKNTIKILSKSDIATL
- a CDS encoding toprim domain-containing protein, coding for MNKFLVIVESPAKAKTINKYLGEEYIVKSSFGHIRDLSQKNLNYKKKQN
- a CDS encoding anthranilate synthase component 1, translating into MLNNNIEVLYARANYNTNSIAIFNKLCGNRPATLLLESAEIDKKNDIESIIIIDSALRITSLGQTVIIKAISRNGYALLLQLKNILPKTIKIINYQFSMKLLFPLIDKNLDEDARLRSLSVFDCLRSLLKLVNQPPNMPKAMFFGGLFSYDLISVFENIPILQQKQHCPDYCFYLAETLLTINHQQKNCELQCSLFRSSLTEKNRLQHRLKELQYQINQSPELIQHQIIDNMKLTYNHSNEEYRKIIRCMQQKIIKGEIFQVVPSRRFFLPCPSTLAAYSTLKNINPSPYMFYMQDNEFTLFGASPERSLKYDPNTRQIEICPIAGTRIRGRHIDGTLDVDLDSRIELNMRSDHKELAEHLMLVDLARNDLARICDPGTRYVADLIKVDRYSFVMHLVSRVIGKLRSDLDMLHAYLACMNMGTLSGTPKIRAMQIIAEVEGERRGSYGGAIGYFTATGILDTCIVIRSAYVENNIATVQSGAGIVLDSIPQNEVDESINKARAVLHAIATAHEAKDILNGRYFTT
- the trpCF gene encoding bifunctional indole-3-glycerol-phosphate synthase TrpC/phosphoribosylanthranilate isomerase TrpF, encoding MKDTILTKIIKDKYEWITKLKKLYPLKSFNHKVNPSTRSFYHAISDNNKIEFILECKKASPSKGIICSDFDPINIASIYRHYASVISVLTEEKYFKGNLNFLRQVSQSINQPILCKDFIIDPWQIYLARLYQADAILLMLSILNDDNYCKLVTVAHHLNMGILTEVINNKERNRAISLKAKVIGINNRDLRYLSINLNRINVLSPKLPADINIISESGITICNKVRKISNYTNGFLIGSTLMAETNLITSLFKILLGANKVCGLTRTIDARASIESGAIYGGLIFIPGTPRVINENIAQNIISSAALHYVGVFSNNSIKKIVNITTKLAISILQLHGNENQNYIDILNQYLVSDGYLWKVFDIFNIILPINNLSKIDRYVLDNGGGSGKSFNWLLLNEIKLDNIMLAGGLTTANCIAATRLGCAGIDFNSKLEIEPGIKDHKKISTVFDTLRSY
- the trpB gene encoding tryptophan synthase subunit beta, whose amino-acid sequence is MTLINPYFGEFGGMYVPQILVPALLQLEEEFVNAQNDPKFNIEFKNMLTKYAGRPTPITECHNLTIGTNAKLYLKREDLLHGGAHKTNQVLGQALLAKRMGKTEIIAETGAGQHGVASALSSALLRLKCRIYMGAKDIERQSPNVFRMKLMGAEVIPVHSGSSTLKDACNEALRDWSGNYEKAHYMLGTAAGPHPFPTIVREFQKMIGEETRAQMYEQEHCLPNAIIACVGGGSNAIGIFNEFINEPKVRLIGVESGGLGIETGKHGASLKYGRTGIYFGMKSPMLQSSEGQIKESYSISAGLDFPSVGPQHAYLNSIGRAEYVSITDKEALDAFKILSRYEGIIPALESSHALAYALKMIRSEPDKKQILVVNLSGRGDKDIFTVHKILSSKGEI
- the trpA gene encoding tryptophan synthase subunit alpha; this translates as MERYKKLFSKLINSNEGAFVPFVILGDPNPIISLQIIDTIINAGADALELGIPFSDPLADGPTIQKANLRAFNSGVTFDSCFEMLTTIRKKYISIPIGLLIYANLVYNKGLDFFYYLCNKVGIDSVLVADVPLLESLSFRNSARRYNISPIFICPPNADLLLLQEITLYSKAYIYLLSRPGVTGIENKGNILLTNLVNKLKKYNAAPILQGFGISEPEQVRIALHNGISGVISGSAIISIIEYNLNNTSLIFKKIFKFIFEMKAATYLKKLSL